A region from the Arachis ipaensis cultivar K30076 chromosome B01, Araip1.1, whole genome shotgun sequence genome encodes:
- the LOC107610843 gene encoding uncharacterized protein LOC107610843, producing MPLYTKFLKELINKKRSWNEKETVILTQECSVVIQRGLPPKLKDPGSFILSCTIGNRTLDEALCDLGANINLMPLSLMKKLAIEEVKPTRMSLQMADRSLKIPNGVVKNLLVKIGEFIFPADFVILDMEEEGHSSIILGRPFLATTRAIIDVEKGEMTLRVHDEKMIINVFKAMQYPLEKEKHMRVEMIEKVEEELLKDDNQEE from the coding sequence atgcctctatatACAAAATTCCTCAAAGAGCTCATCAATAAGAAAAGGAGCTGGAATGAGAAAGAGACAGTGATCCTAACACAAGAATGTAGTGTTGTCATCCAAAGAGGTCTTCctccaaagctcaaagatccaggaagcttcatCCTATCCTGCACTATAGGCAACAGAACATTGGACGAGGCTctctgtgacttaggagccaacatcaatttaatgcccctgTCACTAATGAAGAAGCTTGCAATAGAGGAAGTCAagcccaccaggatgtcactccAAATGGCTGACAGATCACTCAAGATACCAAATGGGGTTGTGAAAAATTTATTAGTGAAGATTGGAGAATTCATTTTCCCTGCTGACTTTGttatcctggacatggaagaagagggacACAGTTCAATCATATTGGGACGACCTTTCTTAGCAACaacaagagccatcattgatgtggagaAAGGGGAGATGACCCTCAGGGTGCATGATGAAAagatgatcatcaatgtcttcaAGGCCATGCAATATCCTCTAGAGAAGGAAAAGCACATGAGAGTGGAAATGATAGAAAAAGTGGAGGAGGAGCTACTGAAAGATGACAACCAGGAGGAATAA